One Algibacter sp. L3A6 genomic region harbors:
- a CDS encoding TAT-variant-translocated molybdopterin oxidoreductase: protein MSSNKKYWKSVEELNENSSIVETLKQNEFVAEIPTDEFLGDKDTLEESSTTRRDFLKYVGFSTAAASLAACEGPVKKAIPYVVQPTEIIPGVANYYATTIANGFDFASVLVKTREGRPIKIQNNVMAATNGSANARVNASVLGLYDSLRVQGPKKAGDSITWDTFDSETTKKLTDLAAANKSIVLLTQTFASPSTDKLITEFKNKYGNVSHVVYDAISESAALDAYQAKYGERGLANYDFSKAMTIVSIGADFLGDWQGGGFDSGYAKNKVPNHGKMSRHIQFESNMSLTGANADKRVPLTPSEQKIALAKLYSYVVNGSVSGTLSPKVDEAVKNAASQIKKAGSNAVVVTGLQDVNAQTIVLEINAALQSKAFDPSTPIKTRQGSDKAVTKLVADMKAGKVGAVIMSGVNPVYSLANASDFSEGLKNVELSIAFSLKEDETSTQTEYIAAAPHYLESWGDVEIKKGHYSLMQPTIRPLFDTRQFQDALLKWTGNEDTFHDYIKNNWNSSVLGGNSFNQALHDGVYVYGSSIGGLNGTSTKTVTTSTTELKDKKDRTLVGGLLHDVAVGVGIKKEDEDEFTTSTSTSTVSASNAVDGASVIGGVAAAKALVSSATSNGLELSLYTKVGMGDGQQANNPWLQEFPDPITRTSWDNYLTVSKADAEALGLMNKHVANGALNGSYANVTVNGVSLTIPVLIQPGQAKGSVGLSFGYGKTKGLKEEMQTGVNAFAFYHNFNTVQNVTVEAAAGEHEFASVQLHNTLMGRGDIIKETSLEIFNTKDKQEWNPMAMVSLNHKETPVTDPSVDLWDEFDRSIGHHFNLSIDLNSCTGCGACVIACHAENNVPVVGKSEVRRSRDMHWLRIDRYYSSEESFDGDNEKKDNISGLGSSLSEFGEMEHASENPQVAFQPIMCQHCNHAPCETVCPVAATSHGRQGQNHMAYNRCVGTRYCANNCPYKVRRFNWFLYNGNDEFDYHMNDDLGRMVLNPDVVVRSRGVMEKCSMCIQMTQKTILDAKRDGRVIKDGEFQTACSAACSSGAMVFGDINDEESKVAKLKEDNRMYHLLEHVGTKPNVQYQTKVRNTTEA from the coding sequence ATGTCATCAAACAAGAAATACTGGAAAAGTGTTGAAGAGCTAAACGAAAATAGCTCTATTGTTGAGACGCTTAAACAAAACGAGTTTGTAGCTGAGATTCCTACCGATGAATTTTTAGGAGATAAAGATACATTAGAAGAAAGCTCTACAACGCGTCGCGATTTCTTAAAGTATGTTGGGTTTAGTACCGCTGCAGCTTCTTTAGCTGCTTGTGAGGGTCCTGTTAAAAAAGCGATTCCTTATGTAGTACAACCAACAGAAATTATTCCTGGTGTTGCTAACTACTATGCAACTACTATAGCGAATGGTTTTGATTTTGCTAGTGTTTTAGTGAAAACCCGTGAAGGTCGTCCAATTAAAATTCAGAACAATGTGATGGCGGCTACCAATGGTAGTGCTAACGCAAGAGTTAATGCTTCTGTATTAGGATTGTATGATAGTTTAAGAGTTCAAGGTCCAAAAAAGGCTGGAGATTCTATTACTTGGGATACTTTTGATAGTGAAACAACTAAGAAATTAACTGATTTAGCAGCAGCAAACAAGAGTATTGTGTTATTAACACAAACTTTTGCAAGTCCTTCTACTGATAAGTTAATTACTGAATTTAAAAATAAATATGGTAATGTAAGCCACGTGGTTTACGATGCTATATCAGAATCTGCTGCTCTTGATGCTTACCAAGCCAAATATGGTGAGCGTGGATTAGCAAACTACGATTTCTCTAAAGCGATGACAATCGTTTCTATTGGAGCTGATTTCTTAGGGGATTGGCAAGGTGGCGGTTTCGATTCAGGATATGCGAAAAACAAAGTGCCTAACCATGGTAAAATGTCTCGTCATATTCAGTTTGAATCTAATATGTCTCTTACTGGTGCAAACGCTGATAAGCGTGTGCCATTAACTCCATCAGAACAAAAAATAGCTTTAGCTAAATTATATAGCTACGTTGTAAATGGTTCTGTTTCTGGAACATTATCACCTAAAGTTGATGAAGCTGTTAAAAATGCAGCATCTCAAATTAAAAAAGCGGGAAGTAATGCAGTTGTAGTTACTGGTCTTCAAGATGTGAATGCTCAAACTATTGTTTTAGAAATAAATGCAGCATTACAGAGTAAAGCTTTCGATCCTAGTACTCCAATAAAGACTAGACAAGGTAGCGATAAAGCAGTGACTAAATTAGTTGCTGATATGAAAGCTGGAAAAGTTGGTGCGGTTATCATGAGCGGTGTTAATCCGGTTTATAGCTTAGCAAACGCTTCAGACTTTTCAGAAGGATTAAAGAACGTTGAATTGTCAATTGCTTTTTCTTTAAAAGAAGATGAGACTTCAACTCAAACAGAATATATAGCAGCAGCACCGCATTATTTAGAATCTTGGGGTGATGTTGAAATCAAAAAAGGTCATTATTCTTTAATGCAACCTACTATCCGCCCATTATTTGATACGCGTCAGTTTCAAGATGCATTATTAAAATGGACAGGTAATGAAGATACTTTTCACGATTATATTAAGAACAATTGGAATTCTAGCGTGTTAGGCGGGAATTCATTCAATCAAGCATTACACGATGGTGTTTATGTTTATGGTTCTTCTATTGGTGGATTAAATGGTACTTCAACTAAAACAGTAACAACTTCGACTACAGAATTAAAAGATAAGAAAGACCGAACTTTAGTGGGTGGACTTCTTCACGATGTTGCTGTAGGTGTTGGTATTAAGAAAGAAGATGAAGATGAGTTTACTACAAGCACATCTACTTCAACAGTAAGCGCTAGTAACGCAGTTGATGGTGCTTCTGTAATAGGAGGTGTTGCTGCAGCGAAAGCTTTGGTATCTTCAGCTACTTCAAACGGACTAGAATTATCATTATATACCAAAGTAGGTATGGGAGATGGGCAACAAGCCAATAACCCATGGTTACAAGAGTTTCCAGATCCAATTACTAGAACATCTTGGGATAACTATTTAACAGTTTCTAAAGCTGATGCAGAAGCATTAGGTTTAATGAATAAGCACGTTGCAAACGGCGCATTAAATGGTAGTTATGCAAATGTAACTGTTAACGGTGTTAGTTTAACTATACCGGTATTAATACAACCAGGACAAGCTAAAGGTTCTGTTGGATTATCTTTTGGTTACGGTAAAACAAAAGGATTAAAAGAAGAAATGCAAACAGGTGTAAATGCCTTTGCTTTCTATCATAACTTTAATACAGTACAAAACGTAACTGTTGAGGCTGCAGCTGGTGAGCATGAATTTGCTTCAGTACAATTGCACAATACCTTAATGGGACGTGGGGATATCATTAAAGAAACATCTTTAGAGATATTCAATACTAAAGATAAACAAGAGTGGAACCCTATGGCTATGGTTTCTTTAAATCATAAAGAAACTCCAGTTACAGATCCTAGTGTCGATTTATGGGATGAGTTTGATCGTTCTATAGGTCATCACTTTAACTTATCTATCGATTTAAATTCTTGTACAGGTTGTGGGGCATGTGTTATAGCTTGTCATGCTGAAAATAATGTACCAGTAGTTGGTAAATCTGAAGTACGTAGAAGTCGCGATATGCACTGGTTACGTATTGATAGATATTATTCTTCGGAAGAATCTTTCGATGGTGATAATGAAAAGAAAGATAACATTTCTGGTTTAGGAAGTTCATTAAGTGAGTTTGGTGAAATGGAGCATGCTTCAGAAAATCCTCAAGTAGCGTTCCAACCAATCATGTGTCAACATTGTAACCACGCACCTTGTGAAACTGTATGTCCTGTGGCAGCAACATCACACGGTCGTCAAGGTCAAAACCACATGGCTTATAACCGTTGTGTAGGTACAAGGTATTGTGCTAACAACTGTCCTTATAAGGTACGTCGTTTTAACTGGTTCTTGTATAATGGAAACGATGAGTTCGATTATCATATGAATGATGATTTAGGACGTATGGTATTAAACCCAGACGTTGTAGTACGTTCTCGTGGTGTTATGGAAAAATGTTCTATGTGTATTCAAATGACACAAAAGACAATTCTTGATGCTAAACGTGATGGACGTGTTATTAAAGATG
- a CDS encoding 2Fe-2S iron-sulfur cluster-binding protein, with amino-acid sequence MQDINIKITDRDGVKHEIVAPTDMAMNLMEVVRSYELAPEGTIGICGGMAMCASCQCYVTSDTELPEMGDDEEAMLSEAFDVKDNSRLGCQIQMTPEMEGLEVELAPES; translated from the coding sequence ATGCAAGACATAAATATTAAAATTACCGATAGAGACGGTGTAAAACACGAAATTGTTGCCCCTACAGATATGGCAATGAATTTAATGGAAGTTGTTCGTTCTTACGAGTTGGCTCCAGAAGGAACTATTGGTATTTGCGGAGGTATGGCTATGTGTGCATCATGCCAATGTTATGTAACTAGCGATACAGAGTTACCAGAGATGGGAGATGATGAAGAAGCAATGCTGTCTGAGGCTTTTGATGTTAAAGATAACAGTCGTTTAGGTTGTCAAATTCAAATGACGCCAGAAATGGAAGGTCTAGAAGTAGAATTAGCTCCAGAAAGTTAA
- a CDS encoding cytochrome c3 family protein, which yields MRQVIHRILSKNTLSFSLIILLAFTSVLSAQEGDPAKGKSLFNANCAACHQLDKKMTGPALRNVEARLSDEQGLDRDWIHAWVRNSSGLIKSGDSYANKVYNEYGGAAMTAFPQLSDDDISNILAYTAEEKKAPVAPAGGAVVAQASETSGGISNEIILGALAILFMLLAAGLYLVNKTLRRFATAQNIELPEDSKRTPIWKAFVQNQFLVMVLTIFFLLSSAYFVYGYLSQIGVDQGYQPVQPIHFSHKIHAGDNGIDCKYCHSSARVSKTSGVPSLNVCMNCHKSIYEYNGETSPEYSKDFYDGEIKKLYAAAGWDDAEQKYTGESSPVKWVRIHNLPDFAYFNHSQHVTVAGVECQTCHGPVQEMEIAYQHAPLTMGWCINCHRETDVNVKDNAYYTKIHDELSKKYGVDKLTAAQMGGLECGKCHY from the coding sequence ATGAGACAGGTGATTCACCGTATATTAAGTAAAAACACTCTTAGTTTCAGCTTAATTATTTTATTAGCGTTTACATCAGTCCTTTCTGCACAGGAAGGCGATCCAGCGAAAGGAAAATCTTTATTCAATGCCAATTGTGCGGCTTGTCATCAATTAGACAAGAAAATGACCGGGCCGGCTTTACGTAATGTAGAGGCACGTTTGTCTGACGAGCAAGGCTTAGATCGTGATTGGATTCACGCTTGGGTACGTAACAGTTCAGGGCTTATTAAATCTGGCGATTCTTATGCCAATAAGGTTTACAATGAGTACGGTGGTGCTGCCATGACGGCTTTTCCTCAATTATCTGATGATGATATTAGCAATATTTTAGCATACACTGCTGAAGAAAAGAAAGCGCCAGTTGCACCTGCAGGTGGAGCGGTTGTTGCTCAAGCATCTGAAACGTCAGGAGGAATTTCAAATGAAATTATTTTAGGGGCCTTAGCGATCTTGTTTATGCTTTTAGCTGCAGGATTGTATTTAGTAAATAAAACACTACGTCGTTTTGCAACAGCTCAAAATATAGAATTACCTGAAGATTCAAAAAGAACTCCAATTTGGAAAGCATTTGTACAAAACCAATTTTTAGTAATGGTTCTTACAATATTCTTTTTACTATCGAGTGCGTATTTTGTTTACGGGTATTTATCTCAAATTGGGGTAGATCAAGGTTATCAACCAGTACAGCCAATTCACTTTTCGCATAAAATACATGCTGGTGATAATGGAATAGATTGTAAATACTGTCACTCTTCTGCAAGAGTTAGTAAAACATCTGGTGTGCCTTCGTTAAATGTTTGTATGAACTGTCACAAATCAATTTACGAATACAACGGTGAAACATCTCCTGAGTACTCTAAGGATTTCTACGATGGTGAAATTAAAAAATTATATGCTGCTGCAGGATGGGATGATGCCGAGCAAAAATATACAGGTGAATCTAGTCCGGTAAAATGGGTTCGTATTCATAACTTGCCAGATTTTGCATACTTTAACCACTCGCAACACGTAACTGTTGCAGGAGTAGAGTGTCAAACATGTCACGGTCCTGTGCAAGAAATGGAAATTGCTTATCAACATGCTCCATTAACAATGGGATGGTGTATTAACTGTCACAGAGAAACAGATGTTAACGTAAAAGATAATGCTTACTATACTAAAATTCATGACGAATTATCTAAAAAATATGGTGTAGATAAGTTGACAGCTGCTCAAATGGGTGGATTAGAATGTGGTAAGTGTCACTACTAA
- a CDS encoding SPOR domain-containing protein: protein MNSLKTKLTLLPLLTLLLTSTISFSQEGHVSLNQDQNIAVLLDLKKEMNKNEHDSDRYKIQIYSGNRSAAQNAKADFNQSFSEWNPSIEYETPNFKIWAGNFSTRLEADRALKKIKKKFPSAFIFKPKKEKN, encoded by the coding sequence ATGAACTCATTGAAAACAAAATTAACTTTGTTACCCCTATTAACTCTATTGTTAACATCAACAATAAGTTTTTCGCAAGAAGGCCATGTTTCTTTAAATCAAGATCAAAACATAGCAGTTTTGTTAGATTTGAAAAAGGAAATGAATAAAAACGAACATGATTCCGATCGTTATAAAATCCAAATTTACTCTGGAAATCGTTCTGCTGCACAAAATGCCAAAGCAGATTTCAACCAATCGTTTTCTGAGTGGAATCCATCTATAGAATATGAAACACCAAATTTTAAAATTTGGGCTGGTAATTTTAGCACGCGTTTAGAAGCCGATCGTGCACTTAAAAAAATTAAGAAAAAATTCCCTAGTGCTTTCATTTTTAAGCCGAAGAAAGAAAAAAACTAA